The Streptomyces tubercidicus DNA segment ATCGAGCCGCATCAGCTGTCCTCGCGGCTGCTGGCGATCTCGGCCTGGCTGTCGTCGAGGAGGCCGGGCGGCGGGTCGATGACCGCGCGCTGCTCCTCCAGGTCGATCTCCGGGACGATTTCGGCGACGAACGGGATCAGGACCTCGCTGCCGTCGGGCCGCCGGACGATCAGCAGGTCCTGATAGGGCAGGTGAGAGACCTCGGAGATCCGGCCGACCTCGGTACCGTCACGGGTGACGACATCGAGGTCGATCAGCTGGTGGTCGTAGAACTCCTCGGGGTCCTCGGGGACTTCCTCGGGGTCGACCTCCGCGATCAGCAGGGTGTTGCGCAGCGCCTCGGCGGCCGTGCGGTCCGCGACGCCCTCGAAGCGCAGCAGCAGCCGGCCACTGTGCACCCGGCCGGTCGCGATGGTCAGCGGTCCGACGGAGGACGGTTCGGTGGCGAGGACGGCGCCCGGTCCGAGCCGCAGTTCGGGCTCGTCGGTGCGTACCTCTACCGTGACCTCGCCCTTGATGCCGTGGGCGCGACCGATCCGCGCCACTACCAACTGCACGCTGTTTCTCCCTTGCCCATACCTGCGGCACTGCTCCGTAGACGACTGCGGGCCGGGGCGGGCCAGAAGCCCTCCCCGGCCCGAGCCGGTGTTCAACTTGTCAGCGGACCTGGTCCACGTCGACGAGGTCGACGCGGATGCCACGGCCGCCGATGGCGCCCACGACGGTCCGCAGCGCGCGGGCGGTACGGCCGTTACGGCCGATCACCTTGCCGAGGTCGTCGGGGTGGACCCGGACCTCCAGCACGCGACCGCGGCGCAGGGTGCGCGAGGCTACCTGCACATCGTCGGGGTTGTCGACGATGCCCTTGACGAGGTGCTCGAGGGCTTCCTCGAGCATGCTCAGGCCTCGGTCGACTCGGAGGTGGACTCGGCCGCAGCCTCGTCCGCCTTCTTGTCAGCCTTCTTCGCCTTCGGGGTGATGGCCTCACCCTTCGGCTCGTCGCCGGAAGCCTTGGCGGCGGCCTCGAAGAGAGCGCGCTTGTCGGCCTTCGGCTCGGCAACCTTCATCGGCGCCGGGGCGGGCAGGCCCTTGAACTTCTGCCAGTCGCCGGTGACCTTGAGGATGGCCGCGACGGGCTCGGTCGGCTGCGCGCCGACACCCAGCCAGTACTGGACACGCTCGGAGTCGACCTCGATGCGCGAGGGGTTCTGCACCGGGTGGTACAGGCCGATCTCCTCGATGGCCCGGCCGTCACGGCGGGTACGGGAGTCGGCAACGACGATGCGGTAGTGAGGCGAACGGATCTTGCCCAGACGCTTCAGCTTGATCTTGACTGCCACGGGAGTGGTGTCTCCTGGTCTTGACGTGGTGGGGCACAACGGGATGCCACGTGGGGTTGCGGTACTCGGGGTGCCCGATGGACGCGTCAGCCGGAGGAGAGAGGGGTCCTATGCGACTGTCGAGTACAGCTAGCCATTGTGCCACATGCCCTCGGGTCAGCCGACCGCGGCCACCTCGGGGATCCGGAAGGGCTTGCCGCAGCCGCCGCAGACGATCGGCGCCTGGGCGAGCACGGACGGCACGACACGGACATTGCGCCCGCAGTCGCAGACGGCCTTGACGCGGACGCCGCCTCCGGAGGAGCCGTGCCGGGCGGCCGGGCCCCGGAAGCTGCGGGTGGTGTCGGTGGCGGTGGCGGCGGTGTGCGCCTTGAGGGCTCTGCCGAGGCGTTCGATGGTGGAGCGGTAGCGCCTTCGGGCTTCGGGGTTGAGCGTGACCAGGGAGAAACCGCTGCTGGGGTGCGGCTCCTCGATATGGTCCAGGCCCAACTCCTCGGCGATCGCCAGGAATCGGCGGTTGTGGTAGCGGCCTGCGCGGGAGGTGTCGCGGACGCCGCGGGCGGCGGCGATGCCATGGACTGCCTCATGGAGCAGCCGTTCGAAGGAGAGCTCCGCGCCGCAGGCGGACGAGGACTCTCCGATCAGGGACTCGGGCGCGGCCAGATCCGGCAGCTCGGGGTGGTGCCGTTGAATATCGGCCCAGGCGAGCGCCAGTTCGGCGGCGAGGACAGGCGGTGTCGTGCTCACGTCGTGACAACGAGCCGGGGTTGCCGAGTGTTCCGATTCCGGGGCATCTCAAATAATTTGCACGTACCAGTCAGTTTTAGGTCATGAGTCGTGCCGAGGGCGGGTGCGCAGATCTGCGCAGAAGGCACCCAGCGGGCCGCAAGCCGGTACGTACCCCCGCGTACGCCGCATGGCGTAGCCGGTCGTATCCCGGGGCAACGATCATGGCCGCGATCGTACGGGGCGTACCTGTGCCTGTCCGCACCGGCTCGAACCCACCGTAGGCCCGGCGGACGCGGACGGGGGACGTCCGGGCGGCGGGCGCTGCCGTGGCGGAACGGCGCCGGCCGGGGCACCCTGGAACGGCGCTCCAGGGAGCGGGCCCGGCGCACACGGGGGCGCGCGGGAGACAACCCCGGCGCATCCCCTGGACGCTTGGGCGAATGCGCAGTTGTCTGGATTCCGGGGGCGCACCACGCGCGAACACGGGGGCGATCGGTACGGAACAGCTTCGGGTTCTCGGCGAATAGGGGCGCTATCGATGTCACCGACGCTCGTGCGGCACCAGCTTCCGCACTCCGGATCCACGCGCTGCGACGACCCGCCCGCGCCGGCCCGGTCACGGGCGCGCACCCGCGACTGGGCCGAGATCCAGGAGCGGATGCTGGTCCCGCTGTACGAAGCCGCGTACGACCGTCTGGGGATCGGTCCCGGTACCCGTCTGCTGGGGCTGGGCTGCGGGTCCGGGCTGGCGCTGCTGCTCGCGGCGGCGCGCGGGGCGCAGGTCAGCGGGGTGGACGCGGACGAGTCCCGGCTGGAGCTGGCGCGTGAGCGGCTCACACCGGACGGCATGCCGGAGCACACCCGGGTGGTCAGCGGCGGGCTGGAGGCCGCGGCCCCCGGGGACGCCGCGTTCAATGTGGTGACGGCGTTCCACCCGGTGGGCTGTGTGAGCACCGTCGAGGGGCTGACGGCGTCGCTCACCGCGGCGGCCGAGCTGGCGGAGCGCGGCAGCGCGGTGGTGCTGGGCGGCTGGGGCCCGGTGGAGCGGTGCGCCACGGCCGGGGTACTACGGGTGGCCGAGCGGCTGTCCGATCCCCCGGGCGACCGCGTCGTCGGCTCGCGCGGGTGGCGGCCCAGCGGCCGGGACGATCTGGAGGACCTGGCGGAGCGGGCCGGGCTGCGGCCGGACGGTTCCGGGCGGGTGGCCTGCCCGTTCGGGTACGCGGATCTGGCGAGCGCGGTACGGGGGCTGCTGTCGACGGGGCTGTTCGACGCGGCGCTGGAGGCGGCCGAGCAGCGCCAGGTGGAGAAGGAGCTCGCGGAGGCCCTGCATCCGTATCAGCGGGCGGACGGGACGGTGTGGATGCCTAATGTGTTCCGGTATTTGATCGCGAGGACCAGGTAGGGGCGGCGGGCCTGGTGGCGTAGGGGGCGGTTGCCGGTCGGGGCGGCGTATGAGGTGGCCGCTGCCGGGCCGGGGCGCCGTACGGGAGGGGCGGCTGATGCGGGGGCCCCAGGGTCCTGGATTTTCCCCGCCGCCCGGAGTCCTGGATTTTCCCCGCCGCCCACCCCCCTTCGGGGGGTGGGCGGGTGTAGAGGCTCGGTTTCGGTAGGCGCGAGCCCCCAGGCCGGCCGACGAAGCGCCCTCCCTCCCACATGCACGAGCCCCTGGCCCCTCCCATGAGGGTGGGCCAGAGGCTCGTAAAGCGATGCGGCGGGGGGTCAGCCCATGAACTTCTTGAATTCCTCGGGGAGTTCGAAGTTCTGCGGGTCCTGGCCGGCCTGCGGGAGGCCCAGCGGGTTGCCGGCCTGGGCGGCCTCGCGGCGGGCGGCCGCGGCCTCTTCCTCGGCCTTGCGCTTCATCGGGTTGCCGCTCTTGCGCTTGCCCTTGGCCTGCTTGACCTGCTTCTTCTTGCGGGCGCCACCGCCGCCCATTCCGGGCATCCCCGGCATGCCAGGCATGCCGCCGCCCTGGGCCATCTTCGACATCATCTTGCGGGCTTCGAAGAACCGCTCGACGAGGCCCTTGACCGCGCTGACGTCGACACCGGAACCCTTGGCGATACGGGCCCGGCGCGAGCCGTTGATGATCGTCGGCTCCTGGCGCTCGGCCGGGGTCATGGACTTGATGATGGCGGCGGTGCGGTCGACCTCGCGCTCGTCCAGGTTGTTGATCTGGTCCTTCATCTGCCCCATACCGGGCAGCATGCCGAGCAGCTTGGAGATGGAGCCCATCTTGCGGACCTGCTCCATCTGGGCCAGGAAGTCGTCAAGGGTGAACTCCTTGGGCCCCTTCGCCAGCTTGGCGGCCATCTTCTCGGCCTCGGCCTGGCTGAAGGTCTGCTCGGCCTTCTCGATCAGGCTGAGCATGTCGCCCATGCCGAGGATGCGGGACGCCATGCGGTCCGGGTGGAACGCGTCGAAGTCGTCCAGCTTCTCGCCGTTGGAGGCGAACATGATCTGCTTGCCGGTGACATGCGCGATGGACAGCGCGGCACCACCACGGGCGTCACCGTCGAGCTTGGAGAGCACCACACCGTCGAAGCCGACGCCGTCGCGGAACGCCTCGGCGGTGTTGACCGCGTCCTGACCGATCATCGCGTCGACGACGAAGAGGACCTCGTCGGGGCTGACCGCGTCGCGGATGTCCGCGGCCTGCTGCATCAGCTCCTGGTCGATGCCCAGACGGCCGGCGGTGTCGACGATGACGATGTCGTGCTGCTTGCCGCGGGCGTACTCGATCGAGTCCTTCGCGACCTGGACCGGGTCGCCGACGCCGTTGCCCGGCTCCGGCGCGAAGATCGCCACGCCGGCGCGCTCGGCGACGACGGAGAGCTGGTTGACGGCGTTGGGGCGCTGAAGGTCACAGGCGACCAGCATCGGGGCATGCCCCTGGCCCTTGAGCCAGCGGCCGAGCTTTCCGGCGAGGGTGGTCTTACCGGCACCCTGCAGACCGGCCAGCATGATCACCGTCGGTGCGGTCTTGGCGAGCCGCAGCCGGCGGGTCTCGCCGCCGAGGATGCCGATGAGCTCCTCGTTGACGATCTTGATGACCTGCTGGGCGGGGTTCAGCGCCTGGGAGACCTCGGAGCCGGTGGCCCGCTCCTTGACCTGCTTGATGAAGGCGCGGACGACGGGCAGGGCCACATCCGCTTCGAGCAGCGCGATCCGGATCTCGCGCGCCGTGGCGTCGATGTCCGCCTCGCTCAGGCGGCCCTTGCCCCGGAGGTTTTTGAAAGTACTCGCCAAGCGGTCGGAAAGCGTATCGAACACGGCGGTCGTCGATCCTCGGGGTCGGGGGCGGGGTTCAGTCGGCTTCTAGGGTATCGGCCTCCGCAAGCAAACCGTTCCTGCCCTGTATTCCCGCCGCTACCCAAGGGCGCGTTCCACGGCGGCCGCCACCTCGTGGGCCGCGGCGTCCGTCAGGGGCGCCCCGTCCTGCCCGGTGACGTAGAACGCATCGACCGCATTGGCGCCCAGGGTGCTGATGTGGGCACTGCGGACGGCGACTCCGGCCGCCTCCAGGGCGCGGCCGATGCGGTGCAGCAGACCGTGTGCGTCCTGGGCGCGGACCTCGATGACGGTCGCGGTGTCGGAGCTGCCGGTGGCGACGGTGACCCGGGGCGGCGGGGCGAGCACGGCCCGGGAGCGGCGGGCGTAGGCGCGTTCGCGCTCGGCGAGCCGGGCGGGGATGTCCAGGGTGCCGTCCAGGGCGCGGAGCAGGTCGGCGCGCAGCCGGTCGCCCTGCGGCAGCGAGCCGTATTCGGCGGCCACCCGCCAGCTCAGCACCAGGACCGGGCCCTCGTCGAGGGGGTCGAGGAGGAGCAGGTCGGCGGCGCGGACGGTGAGCCGGTGCAGGGCCAGTACACCGGCCGCGGCGGGCAGCACGCCCCTTGGAGGGGCGCCCGCGGGGCTGTCTGAGGGGCGGCGGCCGGGCGCCCGGTGGGCGGGGACGGCGATGAGGAGTTCCACCCCGACGGGTTCCTGGGCGGGTTCCGGGGTCTGTGGCCCGGTGTCGGCCTCGGTGGGGGCCTCGGCGCGGGCGTGCAGGGCCAGGACCGGGCCGCCGGTGCGCCGGGCCTCGATCGCCAGCCGCTCCTGTTCCGCGGTCGGCTCACCGGCGCCGCGCGCCTCGGTGTCGGGCTCCCCCGCGAGCCGCGCGGCGACCCGTTTGACCAGGTCGGCGACGAGTCCGCCGCGCCAGGCGCTCCAGGCGGCCGGCCCAGTGGCCAGCGCGTCGGCCTCGGTCAGGGCGTGCAGCAGCTCCAGGGTGCGGGTGCTGCCGACCGCCTCCGCGACGGCGCCGACGGTCGCCGGGTCGTCCAGGTCGCGCCGGGTGGCGGTCTCGACGAGCAGCAGATGGTGCCGTACGAGGGTGGCGATCACCGTGGTGTCCCGGGCGCCGAAGCCGAGGCGGGCCGCCACATCGCGGGCGATGGTCTCGCCGGCCACCGAGTGGTCGCCGGGCCAGCCCTTGCCGATGTCGTGCAGCAGGGCGGCGATCAGCAGCAGGTCGGGGCGGTGCACCCGGCGGGTCAGGGCGGCGGCCCGTACGGCGGTCTCGACCAGGTGGCGGTCGACGGTCCAGGTATGGACGGGGTTGCGCTGGGGGCGGCAGCGGACGCGCTCCCAGTCGGGCAGCAGCTTCGTGATGATGCCTTCGGCTTCCAGGGCCTCCCATACGGGCACGGTGTGCGGGCCCGCGCCCAGGAGCGTCACCAGCTGCTCGCGGGCCTCGGCGGGCCAGGGCACGGGCAGCGGACGGCCGGCCGTGGCGCAGCGGCGGATCGAGTGGGTGGCCAGCGGCAGCCCGGCCTGGGCTGCGGCGGCCGCGGCGCGCAGCACCAGTACCGGGTCCCGCTCGGGGCGCGCGGTGCGGGCCAGCACCGCCTCGCCGTCGAGTTCGACGACGCCCTCGGCGAGCGGGGAGCGCTCCCCCTTGCCCGCCGTGCGGCCGTGCAGCAGCCCGCGCAGGGTGGGCTTGACGGAGCGGGCGCGCAGCACCCGGCCGACCTCGCGCCAGGTGACATCGGCCGCGTAGGAGACGGTGCGGGCGGATTCGTAGGTCTGTCGTAGGAGGGCGTCCGCGTCGAGCATGCCGAGGGCGGTGGCGACCTGGTCCTGTTCCTGGAGGGAGAGCCGGTCGGTGGCGCGGCCGGTGGTCAGGTGGAGCGCGTCGCGGGCGTCGAGCAGACGGGCGCGGGCGGCTTCCAGGCCGCCGCGCGGGGCGTCGGCGAGCCAGGAGGCGGCGACGGCCCGGAGCGCGGTGGCGTCCCGCAGTCCGCCCCTGGCCTCCTTGAGGTCGGGTTCGAGGAGGTATTGGAGTTCGCCCTGCCGTGCGGCGCGTTCCTGGCACAGGTCGTGGAGTTCGGGGAGCCGTTTGGGGGCGCTCTCGCGCCAGTCGGCGTAGGCGGCGGTGCGCACGGCGGCGGTCAGGTCGGGGTCGCCGGCCAGGTGGCGGGCGTCGAGCAGGCCCAGCTGCACTTTCAGGTCCTCGCGGGCCGCTTTACGGGCCTGGGCGGGGGTGCGTACGGAGTGGTCAAGGGCGAGGCCGAGGTCCCAGACGGGGTACCAGAGGTGGTCGGCGAGGGTGGCGAGGGCGCCGGCGTCGGCGCGGCCGTCGTGCAGCAGGAGCAGGTCGAGGTCGCTGCGCGGGGAGAGCTCGCCGCGGCCGTAGCCGCCGACGGCGACCAGGGCGGTGCCGGTCAGGCCGGCGGCGGTGGCGTGCCGGGCCAGCAGGCCGGCCAGCCAGTCGTCGGTGAGCCGGGCGAGGGCGGCGCGGCGGTCGGGTCCGGTGGGGGTCTCGTCGTGGAGGAGCCGCAGCCGGGCCGCGGGGTAGCCCCCGTCCGGGTCGGGTGCGGGCTCGTTCCCCGGGCTGGGGGCCCCGGCCGGTCCTGTCGGGTCCTCGACGCTTTCCGTCACCTCGCGCGCTCCTTGGTCGTTGTCGTCCCCCGTCGTCTCCCCGTCGCCCCGTGCGGCCGTCTCCGTGCCGTCCCGGCCCGCACGCTCAGTCTGTGCGGCGGCGGGGCGGGCGGCCATTCGCCGCTCGGGCGGGCCGGGCCCCGTCCTCCGTCTCCGGTGGCGGACAGCCGCCCCGGGGCCGGAACCGGGGCCCGGCGTGGCGCCTCACAGTGCGTCCGGCCCCCGCTCCCCGGTCCGCACCCGTACGGCGTCGTCGACGGGGATGCTCCATACCTTGCCGTCGCCGATCTTTCCGGTGCGGGCGGCCTTGACGATGACGTCGGTCAGTTCCTCGGCGTCGGCGTCCTCGACCAGCACCTCGATACGGATCTTCGGGACCAGGTCGACGGTGTACTCGGCGCCGCGGTACACCTCCGTGTGCCCGTGCTGCCTGCCGTATCCGCTGGCCTCGGTGATCGTCAGGCCGTGCACACCGAATGCCTGCAGGGCGTCCTTCACCTCGTCCAGCCGGTGCGGCTTGATCACTGCCGTGATGAGCTTCACGCTTCCACCTTCTTTGTCAGGGCCTCGCCGAGTGCGGGGCCCCTGCGGCCGAGATGGCCGCCGCCCGCGCCGGTGAAGTCGTACGCGGTCTCCGCGTGCGCGGCCTGGTCGATACCGGCGACCTCCTCGTCCTCACCGATCCGGAAGCCCATCACCAGGTCGATCGCCTTGGCAAGGACATACGAGACGACCAGGGAGTACAGCAGTACACAGACCACACCGACGGCCTGCCGCCCGAGCTGGTCGAAGCCGCCGCCGTAGAACAGCCCCTTGGCCTTGCTCTGCACCCCGCCGGTGGCGAACAGGCCGACCAGCAGCGAGCCGGCGACACCGCCGACGAGGTGGACGCCGATGACATCGAGGGAGTCGTCGTAGCCGAACTTGTACTTCAGGTTGACCGCCATCGCGCACAGCACACCGGCGATCGCACCGACCGCGATGGCGCCCAGCGGGCTGACGGCGCCGCAGGCCGGGGTGATCGCGACGAGTCCGGCGACCGCGCCGGAGGCGGCGCCGAGCGTGGTGAACGAGCCGTGCCGGAGCTTTTCGTACACCAGCCAGCCGAGCATCGCGGCGGCGGTAGCAACTTGGGTGTTGATGAAGGCGACGGCGCCGATGCCGTCGTCGTTGCCGAGCCAGGAGCCGGCGTTGAAGCCGAACCAGCCGAACCACAGCAGTCCGGCGCCGAGCATCACCAGGGGCAGGCTGTGCGGCCGCATCGGGTCCTTCTTGAAGCCGATGCGCTTGCCGACGACGAGGATCGCGGCGAGCGCCGCGGCACCGGCGTTGATGTGCACGGCCGTACCGCCCGCGAAGTCGATGACCTTCAGCTCGAAGAGCCAGCCGCCCTCGCCCCACACCCAGTGGGCGACGGGGAAGTAGACGACGGTGACCCACAGCGCGATGAACAGCGCCCAGGCGGTGAATTTCACCCGGTCGGCGAGCGCACCGCTGATCAGCGCGGGCGTGATGATCGCGAACATCAGCTGGAAGACCGCGAAGACATAGACCGGGATGGTGCTGGTGCCCCACAGCTCCGTCAGGCCGATTCCGCTGAGCCCGGCGAAGTGTCCGTCCCAGCCGATGAAGCCGCCCTTGTCGGTGCCGAAGGCGAGCCCGAAGCCGTACAGGATCCACAGGATCGTCACGATGCCGAGGCTGATGAAGCTCATCATCAGCATGTTGAGCACGCTCTTGACCCGGACCATGCCGCCGTAGAAGAAGGCGAGACCGGGTGTCATGACCATCACCAGTGCGGAGCAGATCAGCATGAACCCGGTGTTGGCAGGGCTGAGTGTCGCTTTGTCTGCTGCGAGCGTCAGGATGCCTGGGGGCATCGGCGTCTCCTCGTCGTCGATGCGGCCCGTGCGGGCGTGCTTCTGGTGGGCCGACTTCGCGTTGAGGTTGTCGCAGCGTGGTTTCGGCCAAACCTTGCGGGTGTTTCACCACCGTGACGAAGGAGGCCCCCGTGTTACGCCCCCATGAACTACCGGGTCAGCACCGCACCACCCGTTCAACCCACAGCAACCCATAAACAACAACCCGGCCGCGGCGCCGCCCGCGTGACCTGGCATGGGGGAGCCGAGTCGGGCTGTACGGGGCGGTGGCCGCGGCCGGTGCTCTGGGGGATGCCGTCAGCCGGCCTCCGCGGTTTCGGGCAGCTGCTGGGTGAGCTCGTCGCTGAGCCGGATCACCTCGGCGACGCCGCCGAATTCCCGCGCCGCGGTGTCGACGGTCTTGCGCAGCCGGGTGTTGACCCGCTCCGAGCGGACCTGCCGGGCGAACGGGATCGCCTGCTGCGCCATCTCCGCGCAGGCCTCGGGCTCCTTCTGCAGCAGATGCACGGTGGCCATCCCGATCAGGTTGAGGGCGTACGACCGCTGGTGCTCGGGGTCCTTGCCGAAGAGCTCCACGGCGCGCTGCATGACCGGCTCGGCGAGCGAGGCGTAGGTGGGGCTGCGGCCCGCGACGTAGGCGAGATCGCGGTAGGAGTGGGCGTTCTCGGCGTTCAGCTCGGCCTCGGAGAAGAAGCGGATCCAGTCCGGTTCGGGCTCGCCGGGCAGCACGTCGGAGAAGGTGTCCTCGGCCATCCGGACGGCCCGTTTGACCTTGCTGGGCTGTCCCATACCGGCGTAGGCGCGGGCCTCCATCGCATACAACATGGCCTGGGTGCGGGGGGTGGCGGTTTCCCGGCTGCCGTACTGGGCGAGGTGGATCAGCTCCAGTGCGTCGTCGGGCCGGCCGAGGTGGATCATCTGCCGGCTCATGCTGGAGAGGATGTACGAGCCCAGCGGCCGGTCGCCGGCCTCCTTGGAGGCGTGCAGCGCGAGCACGAAGTACTTCTGCGCGGTGGGCTGCAGGCCGATGTCGTAGCTCATCCAGCCCGCCAGTTCGGCGAGTTCGGCGGCGACCTTGAACAGCCGCTTGGACACCGCCCCCGGCTGCGGCTCCTGGAGGAGGTCGGTGACCTCGTGCAGCTGGCCGACCACCGCCTTGCGCCGCAGCCCGCCGCCGCACTGCGCGTCCCACTGGCGGAACATCGCGGTCGTCGACTCCAGCAGCTCCAGCTCCGGCCCGGACAGCCGCGCGGGCCGGCGGCCACGGTCCGTTTCCTCCGTGCCGGCCTGGCTCGCGGGCACCGGGACCAGCCAGCGCTGCATCGGCTCGATGAGGCTGGGACCGGCGGCGAGCGCGAGGGAGGTGCCGAGGAAGCCGCGGCGCGCCAGCATCAGGTCACTGCGCGAGAACTCGCTGATGAGCCCGACCGTCTGCGCCCCGGCCCAGGGCAGGTCGACGCCGGAGACGGACGGGGACTGGTGCGCGGAGCGCAGGCCCAGTTCCTCGATGCCGACCACGCAGCCGAAGCGTTCGGAGAACAGCTCGGACAGGATCCGCGGGATGGGCTCGCGCGGCTGCTCACCGTCGAGCCAGCGGCGCACCCGCGAGGTGTCGGTGCTGATGTGATGGGCGCCCATCAGGCGTGCCCGGCGGTTGACCTGCCGGGCCAGTTCGCCCTTGGACCAGCCGCTGCGCATGAACCACGAACCCAACTGTGCGTTGGGTTGTTTCACGGCGTCGGTGCCGCCCGTGCCGCCGTTGCCGCCCACTGGAAGCCCCCATCCCGATAGCTGCGTTGGTGCCTGGTGCTGGTGTCTGGTGCTGGTGTCTGCCGCGAACCACCCACAGGCCACCGTCCGTTACGACGCCTGTCCGGGGTACATCTACCCGATCACGGTTTCCGGCCACACCTTTTGGCCTGTGCTCGACCTGTGCGTTGCCACCGGCATACCCGTGCGATCGGTGCCTCTCCGGGGTCCGCGCACCGAAAGTAATCCTACGATCACGCCCGCCGCGAGGGCGATCGCGGAAACGCCACCATTCGCCACCCCTTCGAATGAACTCCCCGCTCAGCTCTCGCGATTGACTTGACACAGGCCGAAGAACGCCGGGCGGAACGAAGCACACGAGGGCTCACGCGGCACACCACACCACCCGGCACACCACCGCACCACGGGCGTAGCCGGAGCCCCGTCGGCGCCGGACCGTCAACCCGCCGACTCGTAACCACTGGCACGCACCACCCGTTGGAGGGGGCATGGGCTTCACGATCGGCGGCATCCGAGAGATGCGTGCCAGCTCCCGGCGCCGCGCCCGCTCGGCCGAGATCGCGGCGGTGGCGGAGTACACCGGGCTGTGGGGCTGGGACGTCGTCCCCGGCGCCCGCGCGGTCCGTGCGGGCAGCGGCCGTACGGACTGCTCGTGCGGGGATGCCGACTGCCCCTCCCCCGGCGCCCATCCGCTGGCCTTCGGTCAGGAGCTGACGGCCGGTGCCGGCTGGGAGAAGGCCGCCGCGGCATGGGCGGAGACACCGGGCGCCGCCATCCTCCTGCCGGTGGGCCGGTCGTTCGACCTCCTCGATGTGCCGGAGGCCGCCGGCCGCAACGCGCTGGCGCGGCTGGAGCGGATGGGCCTGCCGCTGGGCCCGGTCGCGCTGGCCCCGACCGGCCGGGCGCTGTTCTTCGTCGCCCCCGGAGCGGCCGGCCGGCTCCCCGATCTGCTCTACCGGATGGGCTGGGACGACGCCTCGCTCGATCTGCGCTCCCTGGGCCCCGGCGACCACCTCACCGCGCCGCCCTCCGACCTCGGCGGCCACGGCCCGGTGCGCTGGCTGCGCCCCCCGTCCCTGGACACGGCCGGCCGGCCGCCGCAGGCGCGGCTGATGCTGGGCACCCTGGCGTACGCCTGCAACCGCTCGGTGGCCTGAAGCGCTCGGGCCTGCTTCACCGCCCGGCGGACATGGCTCGGCCCCGGTACCCGTCGTGTACGGGTACCGGGGGCCGGTGACGTTCCGGGCGTGCTGCCCCGGCGGCGTCAGTCGATCAGGGCGTCGACGAAAGCCTCCGGCTCGAAGGGAGCCAGGTCGTCCGCTCCCTCGCCGAGGCCGACGAGCTTGACGGGGACGCCGAGTTCGCGCTGGACGGCGACGATGATGCCGCCCTTGGCGGTGCCGTCGAGCTTGGTGAGGACCACACCGGTGATGTCCACGACCTCGGCGAACACCCGGGCCTGGACCAGGCCGTTCTGGCCGGTGGTGGCGTCCAGGACCAGCAGCACCTCGCCGACCGGGCCGTGCTTCTCGACGACCCGCTTGACCTTGCCGAGTTCGTCCATCAGACCGGTCTTGGTGTGCAGCCGGCCCGCGGTGTCGATCAGGACGACATCGGCGGTCTCGGCGATGCCTTCCTTCACCGCGTCGAAGGCGATGGAGGCCGGGTCGCCGCCCTCGGGTCCGCGGACCGTACGGGCACCGACCCGCTCGCCCCAGGTCTGGAGCTGATCGGCGGCCGCGGCGCGGAAGGTGTCGGCGGCGCCGAGGACGACGGACTTGCCGTCGGCGACCAGGACCCGGGCGAGCTTGCCGGTGGTGGTGGTCTTTCCGGTGCCGTTGACGCCGACGACCATGACGACGCCGGGGATCTCGTCGCCGCCGTTGCCGATGCCGTTGGCGGTGTGCACGGTGCGGTCGGCGTCCGTGCCGATGAGGGTGAGCAGTTCCTCGCGCAGCAGTGCGCGCAGGCCCTCGGGGGTGCGGGTGCCGAGCACCTTGACCCGCTCCCGCAGCCGTTCGACCAGCTCCTGGGTGGGGGCGACGCCGACGTCGGCGGTCAGCAGGGTGTCCTCGATCTCCTCCCAGGTCTCCTCGTCGAGGTGTTCACGGGACAGCAGGGTCAGCAGGCCCTTGCCCAGGGTGTTCTGGGAGCGGGAGAGCCGGGCGCGCAGCCGGACCAGCCGGCCCGCGGTGGGCTCGGGGACCTCGATCTCGGGGGCGGCGGGCGCCT contains these protein-coding regions:
- the rpsP gene encoding 30S ribosomal protein S16 yields the protein MAVKIKLKRLGKIRSPHYRIVVADSRTRRDGRAIEEIGLYHPVQNPSRIEVDSERVQYWLGVGAQPTEPVAAILKVTGDWQKFKGLPAPAPMKVAEPKADKRALFEAAAKASGDEPKGEAITPKAKKADKKADEAAAESTSESTEA
- the ffh gene encoding signal recognition particle protein, which gives rise to MFDTLSDRLASTFKNLRGKGRLSEADIDATAREIRIALLEADVALPVVRAFIKQVKERATGSEVSQALNPAQQVIKIVNEELIGILGGETRRLRLAKTAPTVIMLAGLQGAGKTTLAGKLGRWLKGQGHAPMLVACDLQRPNAVNQLSVVAERAGVAIFAPEPGNGVGDPVQVAKDSIEYARGKQHDIVIVDTAGRLGIDQELMQQAADIRDAVSPDEVLFVVDAMIGQDAVNTAEAFRDGVGFDGVVLSKLDGDARGGAALSIAHVTGKQIMFASNGEKLDDFDAFHPDRMASRILGMGDMLSLIEKAEQTFSQAEAEKMAAKLAKGPKEFTLDDFLAQMEQVRKMGSISKLLGMLPGMGQMKDQINNLDEREVDRTAAIIKSMTPAERQEPTIINGSRRARIAKGSGVDVSAVKGLVERFFEARKMMSKMAQGGGMPGMPGMPGMGGGGARKKKQVKQAKGKRKSGNPMKRKAEEEAAAARREAAQAGNPLGLPQAGQDPQNFELPEEFKKFMG
- a CDS encoding methyltransferase domain-containing protein, which encodes MSPTLVRHQLPHSGSTRCDDPPAPARSRARTRDWAEIQERMLVPLYEAAYDRLGIGPGTRLLGLGCGSGLALLLAAARGAQVSGVDADESRLELARERLTPDGMPEHTRVVSGGLEAAAPGDAAFNVVTAFHPVGCVSTVEGLTASLTAAAELAERGSAVVLGGWGPVERCATAGVLRVAERLSDPPGDRVVGSRGWRPSGRDDLEDLAERAGLRPDGSGRVACPFGYADLASAVRGLLSTGLFDAALEAAEQRQVEKELAEALHPYQRADGTVWMPNVFRYLIARTR
- the rimM gene encoding ribosome maturation factor RimM (Essential for efficient processing of 16S rRNA); the protein is MQLVVARIGRAHGIKGEVTVEVRTDEPELRLGPGAVLATEPSSVGPLTIATGRVHSGRLLLRFEGVADRTAAEALRNTLLIAEVDPEEVPEDPEEFYDHQLIDLDVVTRDGTEVGRISEVSHLPYQDLLIVRRPDGSEVLIPFVAEIVPEIDLEEQRAVIDPPPGLLDDSQAEIASSREDS
- a CDS encoding RNA-binding protein, producing MLEEALEHLVKGIVDNPDDVQVASRTLRRGRVLEVRVHPDDLGKVIGRNGRTARALRTVVGAIGGRGIRVDLVDVDQVR